Proteins co-encoded in one Leptospirales bacterium genomic window:
- a CDS encoding HAMP domain-containing protein, translated as MKWIYNLRLWQKFLILGAALGFSLVLLVFLLISARSVQIDFARWETYGNRYLRPLRQALAPTLDYRRLNTAGLQDTDNAGAQRNASAASIDESFQRLEEVNAELENELETTQAAMRARNRESLRPTQLAARWQELQGRSERGQSSRDEVTRLIKDLRGLYAHVGDTSKLILDPDLDTYYTMSVTLIRLPDYWEAASDLSDLAELAANKKNLEFRERAELLRLAAVVRSHSEAIQSEQERAFTETRNFSGSATLEEKTGPLLRSFLAENEELVSFIEKNIIQKESAEASPSEVRKRGEKALDASFRLFDTALDELDDMLETRIGGFRRSMYMILAAVALSVLVAATLTVLMLRQILSQISSAMELTGKLSEGDMSARVEARSRDEIGRMLGALSNMAQRLSDIIDEIRNSAESMATASDQVNATAQSLAQSSSEQAASVEETSASLEEMNASIAQNADNATTTDDIATRTANEARDGGSAVQETVQAMRKIAEKISIIEAIAYQTNLLALNAAIEAARAGEHGKGFAVVASEVRKLAERSQVAAQEIGSLASGSVTIAEGAGRLLDQIVPNIRQTADLVQEISAASREQTSGVHQISLAIEQLEKVTQQNASASEELAATAEEMNAQAASLQNMMSFFRVQERRGAAPRTPNAPPTGLSYAAPAPVASDDDAGFERF; from the coding sequence ATGAAGTGGATCTACAACCTCCGACTCTGGCAGAAGTTTCTGATTCTGGGGGCGGCGCTGGGCTTCTCACTGGTTTTGCTGGTATTCCTTCTGATCAGTGCGCGTTCCGTACAGATCGACTTTGCGCGCTGGGAGACCTACGGCAATCGCTACTTGCGACCATTGCGCCAGGCGCTGGCGCCGACGCTGGACTACCGCCGCCTGAACACCGCTGGACTGCAGGATACTGACAACGCGGGCGCACAGCGAAATGCCAGTGCCGCCAGTATCGATGAGTCCTTTCAGCGACTGGAAGAGGTGAACGCCGAACTGGAAAACGAACTGGAAACGACGCAGGCGGCCATGCGAGCGCGTAATCGCGAATCTCTGCGACCAACGCAACTGGCCGCGCGCTGGCAAGAATTGCAGGGACGCAGTGAACGCGGCCAGTCTTCACGCGACGAAGTCACACGCTTGATCAAGGATCTGCGCGGACTGTACGCTCACGTCGGCGATACTTCAAAGCTGATCCTTGATCCAGATCTGGATACCTACTACACGATGAGTGTCACCCTGATTCGGCTGCCAGACTACTGGGAGGCTGCTTCCGATCTGAGCGATCTGGCCGAGCTTGCGGCAAACAAGAAGAACCTGGAGTTCCGGGAGCGCGCCGAGCTGCTGCGATTGGCGGCCGTTGTGCGCTCGCACAGTGAAGCGATTCAATCCGAACAGGAGCGTGCATTCACGGAAACGCGCAATTTCTCTGGCAGCGCAACTCTGGAAGAAAAGACCGGTCCGCTACTGCGCAGCTTTCTGGCTGAGAATGAAGAGCTGGTTTCATTTATTGAGAAGAATATCATTCAGAAAGAAAGCGCCGAAGCCTCGCCCTCCGAGGTTAGAAAGCGCGGCGAGAAGGCGTTGGACGCAAGTTTTCGGCTCTTTGACACGGCGCTTGATGAACTCGACGACATGCTGGAAACGCGCATCGGCGGCTTTCGCCGCAGCATGTATATGATATTAGCAGCCGTCGCACTCTCGGTGCTGGTGGCCGCAACGCTGACAGTGTTGATGCTCCGTCAGATCCTCTCTCAAATCTCCAGCGCCATGGAACTGACCGGCAAGCTTTCAGAGGGCGACATGAGCGCGCGCGTCGAGGCCCGCAGCCGCGACGAAATTGGCCGCATGCTTGGGGCGCTCAGCAACATGGCGCAGAGACTTTCTGATATCATTGACGAGATTCGCAATTCCGCCGAATCGATGGCCACGGCTTCCGATCAGGTCAACGCTACCGCCCAATCGCTGGCCCAATCCTCCAGCGAGCAGGCTGCCAGCGTGGAAGAAACCAGCGCCAGTCTGGAAGAGATGAACGCCAGCATTGCACAAAACGCCGACAACGCCACAACCACCGACGACATTGCCACGCGCACCGCCAATGAGGCCCGCGATGGCGGCTCGGCAGTGCAGGAAACGGTGCAGGCAATGCGCAAGATTGCCGAAAAAATATCAATTATTGAAGCCATAGCCTACCAGACCAACCTGCTGGCTCTGAACGCCGCCATCGAAGCGGCGCGCGCCGGCGAACACGGCAAAGGCTTTGCCGTGGTGGCCTCCGAAGTACGCAAGCTTGCCGAACGCAGCCAGGTGGCAGCGCAAGAGATCGGCAGTCTGGCATCCGGCAGCGTGACCATTGCTGAGGGCGCTGGTCGACTGCTCGATCAGATTGTGCCGAACATTCGTCAAACGGCGGATCTGGTGCAAGAAATCAGCGCGGCCTCGCGCGAACAGACCTCCGGCGTCCACCAGATCAGCCTGGCCATTGAGCAGCTGGAAAAGGTCACGCAGCAAAATGCGTCAGCCTCGGAGGAGCTTGCTGCGACGGCCGAAGAGATGAACGCTCAGGCCGCGTCGCTCCAGAATATGATGTCATTTTTCCGGGTCCAGGAACGACGCGGCGCCGCGCCACGTACGCCCAACGCGCCACCGACTGGCCTCAGCTACGCGGCGCCCGCGCCGGTTGCGAGCGACGACGATGCCGGATTTGAGCGTTTCTGA
- a CDS encoding chemotaxis protein CheW codes for MSVSDSRLAGQFLTLRIAGRLCAMPIAAVLEIIERASLTGIPASPPFVAGMMDMRGRPVLVLDPAQRFFGAPTMPTRASCIVLLQEGMTPGKTLCGLLVDSVHDVISLQDTSPAELPDMGYSAQLQFLEGVATIGGEVIFVLKPEAIWTREEIQALDLPRD; via the coding sequence TTGAGCGTTTCTGACTCGCGCCTGGCCGGGCAGTTCCTCACACTGCGCATTGCCGGCCGACTTTGCGCGATGCCCATCGCCGCCGTGCTGGAAATCATCGAGCGCGCCAGCCTGACCGGCATCCCCGCCAGTCCGCCCTTTGTCGCCGGAATGATGGACATGCGCGGCCGACCGGTGCTGGTACTCGATCCTGCGCAGCGGTTCTTTGGCGCACCTACGATGCCTACACGCGCCAGCTGCATTGTTCTCTTACAGGAGGGCATGACTCCGGGAAAAACGCTGTGCGGCCTCCTGGTTGACAGCGTGCACGATGTCATATCGCTGCAAGATACTTCGCCGGCTGAATTGCCGGACATGGGCTACAGCGCTCAGCTGCAATTCCTGGAAGGCGTGGCAACGATTGGCGGCGAAGTAATTTTCGTACTCAAGCCGGAGGCGATCTGGACGCGCGAGGAGATACAGGCGCTAGATCTGCCGCGCGATTGA